From the genome of Bactrocera oleae isolate idBacOlea1 chromosome 2, idBacOlea1, whole genome shotgun sequence, one region includes:
- the Cad88C gene encoding cadherin-23 isoform X2 produces the protein MNNEKGSQRRQYTSNVHSPHSISLSYENVLPDIRRKYRNVRLKYKNCALATYSSSIALLLLTTLQVVVCNRPPRFAIDGGQSEIVLRLKESPETAVGSHIYTLKGVDPDNDPLVFGKRSSHDSDVIRIENTGENEANVYLAKALDRELQDEYSIVLTLTDNRYNDYNFVTQSFLLLVEDINDNAPIFLPYQSAIEIPESSVPGILTTLEATDEDEGAYGQVVYYLQELDGDNDIFSISTYQGKGVLRLTGELDYETKSLYQLRVLAVDRANQGPVNTGTAAILVKVIDVGDQPPEFVQVQAIARIAENVDIGTRVLQVRAIDGDRGINNPIVYELDANEFFDIDQQTGVIYTAQQLDREDTRQRINGAYILKVTATEFKTNASDETMQVRTEVTVIVTDINDEIPTFRQPIYRCEVNENSQSNTPLSFIDDDVQNIVEDHDIGNNGTFRLFLDPQNDLFEIVPAVAVNEANFMVRVKNSKAIDYEEIKEINFTLFAREIDEPTRWGLAHLQIYIRDQNDNFPEFTQAIYNTTIPENSELGTIVTRIEATDIDSGDFGTMGIRFLNLRGGIAHLLHLDPITGVITIKQPGDSAFDREIISIHYLTVEAIDNIGIGNRNTAQIIINIEDVNDNAPIFVQRHYEAKLMENKADFETPLILEARDIDLNGTENSQITFEIVEGLYRANFSVDPENGFLRPLHAFDYEELLENRRRIRADNGVREIDLLIRARDSGIPMLSTVVPVLIYIEDVNDNPPIFQKKFYAKTIPEDLPGGSSILQVMAIDRDGSAPNNVVVYRIQMGASDKFIINSESGVISVAHGANLDPDLSEPKKHVYTLTVLGLDGGLGNSQLMNSATVNITIMDVNNKPPVLGDLPTIRVLENTAVGTQIFQVYAADLDESPIIRYRINRGNCVARNEEGTFIKLSDFDFVSAFDLDPIEGTLKVLKLLDREKVEYLKLAINAEDLAAIKGKQMVEAFLNIIIEDENDNNPKFKQPFYRKTITENSINGVLIANILAYDSDKNKTITYSLEGNPTLRNFVHIDPQTGEMIVANKIDHEQYQWLNLSVRASDSGIPQRTALVDVYVSVLDENDNNPYFIGGSKNYTISENVEIGARIGTVQASDADSGDFGKITFLMDRISSQGKFSIDADTGVLSVADKLDRETKDFYILVIEAWDNYQFGFLAGESRNAFKQIFISILDENDNVPDVFLPTSCVLITEYHELNEKIATIRGKDADDPNSPNGRLQFQITKGNKYDLFELHQIDDWTANIYARTSLRNKFGNHTITITTRDLGVPSNIVTKTLDICISDFNDHPPVFVTPLHNTTLRISENITVGTQLLQVVATDEDIGMNALVRYRLKPDPLGSYKVFEIDSETGHLFLKESLNRPKQKLHEIRIEAYDQGLPTSLSADLDLTIYIRNVNEYEPQFVVEEIYINFTEHADPGSERVKLPDTIDKDEVDDLDDPPSLICYFIEKGNELGYFKLHPETHILSVVKELDREVIANYSLFVRATENCANDIIQSNRRSDSFIGNKDHTQIQTNFGQKQAVFLRNGEHFNRYKHSRNLRSIIDDQTENDGSYEFSSENTSSNLTSEELLLFDSTVVRVRVRVLDINDNPPHFPTKVFTGGITTNADFGTQFMRVEATDPDEGVNAKISYYIIGDIRQTLSEGLENVKKSPFLVDRETGNVQLNFDPQKGMKGYFDFMVVANDTLGMKDVAHVFIYLLREDQKVKFVFRLQPDELRLKINAFRDMLSNVTGTIVNIDEIKVHENKDGSVDKTKTDLYMHLVEREDNSIYEVPEVLKLIDLRIEYLDDLFKELNVLDTQAAEAELLIARPPKPMFVWLIFTNLFLATLLVVTLALCASQRKGYKRQLRAAKVNIFRNSSLSLHNNTEPATRVPNTNKHSVQGSNPIWLKGYENEWFRNDENLSQGGEDSLDDNFLAIGTQDIHETLKGTAKLFNHTNDLNRHFNVYNQIDKLTNNAQILARKLETTEL, from the exons atgaacAACGAAAAAGGTTCTCAACGCCGCCAGTATACTTCAAACGTGCACAGTCCACATTCAATATCATTAAGTTACGAAAATGTATTACCAGACATCAGAAGGAAATACAGGAACGTACGATTAAAATACAAGAATTGTGCGTTAGCTACATACTCGAGTTCAATTGCGCTACTGCTTTTAACCACGCTGCAAGTGGTGGTGTGTAACCGACCCCCAAGATTTGCCATCGACGGTGGCCAATCTGAAATCGTTTTACGACTGAAGGAGAGTCCAGAGACTGCAGTAG GTTCCCATATATACACGCTGAAGGGCGTAGATCCCGATAACGATCCTTTAGTATTCGGTAAACGCTCGTCGCATGACAGCGATGTAATTCGTATTGAGAATACAGGCGAAAATGAAGCTAATGTCTATTTGGCCAAAGCGTTAGATAGAGAG TTACAAGACGAGTACTCTATAGTTTTGACGCTAACAGACAATCGCTACAACGACTATAATTTTGTCACGCAAAGTTTCTTACTATTAGTGGAAGATATTAACGATAATGCACCCATATTTTTACCATATCAAAGCGCCATAGAAATCCCCGAAAGTAGTGTTCCCGGTATTTTAACAACACTAGAAGCAACCGATGAAGATGAGGGTGCTTACGGACAAGTGGTCTACTACCTGCAAGAATTGGATGGCGACAAtgatatattttctatatctaCATATCAAGGCAAAGGTGTACTTCGACTAACGGGCGAGTTAGATTACGAGACGAAAAGTTTATACCAATTACGTGTCTTAGCCGTGGATCGAGCTAACCAGGGACCCGTCAATACTGGTACTGCAGCCATTCTCGTCAAAGTGATTGATGTGGGCGATCAACCACCCGAGTTTGTTCAAGTGCAAGCGATAGCGCGCATAGCTGAGAATGTAGATATTGGCACGAGAGTATTGCAAGTACGCGCCATAGATGGTGATCGCGGCATAAACAATCCCATTGTGTATGAATTGGACGCAAATGAGTTCTTTGATATCGATCAACAGACGGGTGTAATCTACACTGCGCAACAGCTAGATCGCGAGGACACTAGGCAGCGAATAAATGGCGCCTATATATTGAAAGTCACTGCGACAGAG TTTAAAACGAATGCATCCGACGAGACGATGCAAGTTAGGACAGAAGTTACTGTGATCGTGACAGATATAAACGATGAAATACCAACATTCAGACAACCAATTTACCGCTGTGAAGTTAACGAGAACTCCCAAAGCAATACCCCTTTGAGTTTCATTGACGATGATGTGCAGAATATTGTCGAAGATCACGATATAGGCAATAATGGCACCTTTCGTCTGTTTTTGGATCCACAAAATGACCTCTTCGAAATCGTGCCTGCTGTGGCAGTGAACGAGGCCAACTTTATGGTGCGAGTGAAAAATTCGAAAGCAATCGATTACGAAGAAATTaaggaaattaattttacaCTCTTTGCGAGAGAAATTGATGAGCCAACTAGATGGGG GTTGGCGCATCTTCAAATTTACATTCGTGATCAAAATGACAACTTTCCGGAATTTACGCAAGCGATATACAACACCACTATTCCGGAAAACAGTGAGTTGGGCACAATCGTTACACGAATCGAAGCAACCGATATCGATTCAGGCGATTTTGGCACTATGGGCATAAGGTTCCTCAACTTACGTGGTGGCATTGCACATTT GTTACATCTCGATCCGATTACTGGTGTCATTACCATCAAACAGCCTGGAGATTCCGCTTTCGATCGTGAAATCATTTCTATCCACTACCTCACAGTTGAAGCGATTGATAATATAGGAATTGGAAACCGCAACACTGCACAGATTATCATCAATATTGAGGACGTCAACGACAATGCACCGATTTTTGTACAGCGTCACTATGAGGCCAAATTGATGGAAAATAAGGCAGATTTTGAAACACCACTAATTTTGGAGGCACGTGATATTGATCTTAATGGCACTGAGAACAGCCAGATAACTTTTGAAATTGTAGAGGGTCTTTATCGTGCAAATTTTAGTGTTGATCCCGAAAATGGCTTTTTGCGACCTTTGCACGCTTTCGACTACGAAGAACTGCTTGAAAATAGGCGTCGCATACGTGCCGACAATGGTGTGCGTGAGATCGATTTGCTGATTCGTGCACGAGATTCAGGCATTCCTATGCTTTCTACTGTGGTGCCAGTGCTGATTTACATTGAAGATGTTAATGACAATCCAcccatatttcaaaaaaaattttatgcgaAAACGATACCTGAAGACCTTCCGGGTGGTAGTTCCATACTGCAGGTGATGGCAATCGATCGAGATGGTTCTGCACCGAACAATGTGGTGGTGTACCGAATACAAATGGGAGCGAGTGATAAGTTTATCATCAATTCGGAATCTGGGGTGATATCGGTTGCACATGGCGCTAATCTGGATCCGGATTTGTCGGAGCCAAAAAAACACGTGTACACTCTCACCGTC CTTGGTTTGGATGGCGGCCTCGGAAATTCTCAACTTATGAATTCCGCCACAGTTAATATAACAATTATGGACGTTAATAACAAACCACCGGTCTTGGGGGACCTACCCACTATACGAGTCCTGGAAAATACTGCCGTGGGTAcgcaaatatttcaagtttacgcTGCGGATCTTGATGAATCACCAATAATCCGATATCGCATAAATCGTGGGAATTGCGTGGCGCGTAATGAAGAGGGAACATTTATCAAACTAAgtgattttgattttgtaagCGCATTCGACTTGGACCCCATTGAGGGAACACTCAAG GTCCTGAAACTTTTGGATCGCGAAAAAGTCGAGTATCTAAAGCTAGCGATAAACGCTGAAGACCTCGCAGCTATAAAGGGTAAACAAATGGTGGAAG CCTTCTTAAACATAATCATCGAAGACGAAAATGATAATAATCCGAAGTTTAAGCAGCCCTTCTATCGCAAAACGATTACAGAAAATAGTATTAACGGTGTTTTGATAGCAAATATACTCGCCTACGATagtgacaaaaacaaaacaattacaTATTCGTTAGAAGGAAATCCCACTTTAAGAAATTTCGTACACATCGATCCGCAGACAGGAGAAATGATCGTCGCTAATAAAATCGACCATGAACAATATCAGTGGTTAAATTTGTCAGTTCGTGCATCAGACTCGGGCATTCCACAACGGACTGCACTAGTCGATGTTTATGTGTCTGTTTTAGATGAAAATGACAATAATCCGTATTTCATTGGGGGATCTAAGAACTATACAATAAGTGAAAATGTAGAAATAGGCGCTCGAATTGGTACTGTACAGGCAAGCGATGCTGATTCAGGCGATTTCGGAAAAATCACCTTTCTCATGGATCGCATAAGTTCACAG GGAAAGTTTTCAATTGATGCAGACACTGGTGTGCTGTCTGTTGCCGATAAATTAGACCGCGAAACGaaagatttttatatactaGTGATAGAAGCATGGGACAACTACCAATTCGGATTCTTAGCGGGAGAAAGTCGTAACgcctttaaacaaatttt CATATCCATACTAGATGAAAACGATAATGTGCCCGACGTTTTCTTACCCACAAGCTGTGTGCTTATTACTGAATATcatgaattaaatgaaaaaatagcgACTATTCGTGGCAAAGATGCAGATGATCCGAATTCACCGAACGGGCGCTTGCAATTTCAAATAACGAAAGGCAATAAATACG atctttttgaattgCACCAGATCGACGATTGGACTGCAAATATTTACGCACGCACGTCTTTACGAAACAAATTTGGTAATCACACAATCACGATAACCACTCGAGATCTAGGAGTACCCTCGAATATTGTTACCAAAACATTGGACATCTGTATATCAGATTTCAACGATCATCCACCTGTTTTTGTTACACCTTTGCACAACACAACTCTGCGAATATCTGAGAACATTACTGTGGGCACTCAACTGCTGCAAGTGGTGGCCACCGATGAAGATATTGGTATGAATGCATTAGTCCGCTACCGGTTAAAACCCGACCCATTAGGCAGCTACAAAGTATTTGAAATTGATAGTGAAACTGGGCATCTATTTTTGAAGGAAAGTTTGAACCGTCCGAAGCAGAAACTACATGAG ATAAGAATCGAAGCATATGATCAGGGACTTCCCACATCTCTAAGTGCCGACTTAGATTTGACAATATATATAAGGAACGTAAACGAGTATGAACCACAATTTGTAGTGGAAGAAATATACATTAACTTTACAG agcATGCTGATCCTGGATCAGAACGTGTTAAACTACCCGACACAATAGATAAAGACGAAGTAGATGATCTTGACGACCCACCTAGTTTAATTTGTTATTTCATTGAGAAAGGCAATGAACTAGGTTACTTTAAACTTCACCCAGAAACGCACATACTCAGCGTCGTAAAGGAACTTGATCGTGAAGTGATCGCCAACTATTCTCTCTTTGTGAGAGCCACGGAAAATTGTGCAAATGATATAATTCAATCGAATCGTCGTTCAGACAGCTTCATAGGAAACAAAGATCACACGCAAATACAAACGAATTTCGGCCAAAAGCAGGCTGTGTTTTTGCGAAATGGGGAACATTTTAATCGATACAAGCACTCGCGAAATTTGCGCTCAATAATTGACGATCAAACTGAAAACGACGGCTCTTATGAGTTCTCCAGTGAAAATACAAGTAGTAACCTAACTAGTGAAGAGCTTCTATTGTTTGATAGTACCGTGGTGCGCGTACGCGTTCGCGTATTGGACATTAATGACAATCCACCACATTTTCCCACAAAGGTATTCACTGGTGGTATTACCACAAATGCCGATTTCGGGACACAGTTTATGCGTGTGGAAGCTACAGACCCAGATGAAGGAGTGAATGCGAAGATCTCTTACTATATAATTGGTGATATCAGACAAACTTTGTCGGAGGGtttagaaaatgttaaaaagtcaCCATTTCTTGTTGATCGCGAAACGGGTAACGTGCAATTGAATTTCGACCCACAGAAAGGAATGAAAGGTTATTTCGATTTTATGGTGGTAGCAAACGATACCTTAGGCATGAAGGACGTAGCTCATGTATTTATCTATCTACTTAGGGAGGatcaaaaagtaaaatttgtttttcgacTGCAACCGGATGAGTTGCGATTGAAAATTAACGCTTTCAGAGA TATGCTTAGCAACGTCACTGGGACAATAGTGAACATAGACGAAATTAAAGTGCATGAAAATAAAGATGGCTCTGTTGATAAGACCAAAACTGACCTGTACATGCATTTGGTTGAAAGGGAGGATAATTCAATATACGAAGTGCCTGAAGTGTTAAAGCTAATCGATCTGCGTATCGAATATCTAGATGATCTTTTCAAAGAACTCAATGTGTTGGATACACAGGCAGCGGAAGCTGAGTTGCTTATCGCCAGACCACCGAAGCCCATGTTTGTTTGgttaatttttactaatttatttttagccaCTTTATTAGTGGTAACGTTGGCTCTGTGCGCTTCCCAGCGAAAGGGTTATAAGAGGCAACTACGCGCCgctaaagtaaatatatttc GAAACTCGTCATTGTCACTGCACAACAACACAGAGCCAGCAACACGAGTGCCCAACACGAATAAACACAGCGTTCAAGGCTCAAACCCGATCTGGCTGAAAGGTTACGAAAATGAATGGTTCAGAAATGACGAGAATCTGAG TCAAGGCGGTGAAGACTCGTTGGACGACAATTTTCTCGCCATTGGCACGCAGGATATTCACGAAACACTGAAAGGCACCGCAAAGCTCTTCAATCATACAAACGACCTCAACCGGCACTTTAATGTTTACAATCAAATTGATAAGTTAACAAATAATGCTCAAATTTTAGCACGTAAGTTAGAGACTACCGAATTATGA